From Saccharothrix espanaensis DSM 44229, the proteins below share one genomic window:
- a CDS encoding LacI family DNA-binding transcriptional regulator, whose translation MTEEVRSVTTIKDVAQHAGVSTATVSRVLNGHAAPTEETRSRVLAAVDELGYRPNALARSLRTTATTTLGLVISDLVNPFFAEIARAVEEEARAHGYCVIVANADESADQQATYVRTLLDRRVDGLLVCPATDDPSWIAEVEAADVPLVLLDRTVEGAACPVVRADGAQALADLADALRAAGHRRVGVIAGPADTSTGRERLEQFGRGGLDLAVVHGDFRRESGARAAAELLDLPDRPTALVAMDNLMGLGALEELRRRELKVPADVGLAVYDDQPWFPLLDPPITVVAQPTVEMGRAAARSLLALIAGEQPADVRLSARLVVRGSCGEATGAA comes from the coding sequence GTGACCGAGGAGGTGCGCAGCGTGACCACGATCAAGGACGTCGCGCAGCACGCCGGCGTCTCGACCGCGACCGTGTCCCGCGTCCTCAACGGCCACGCCGCGCCCACCGAGGAGACCCGGAGCCGCGTCCTGGCCGCCGTCGACGAGCTCGGCTACCGGCCGAACGCGCTGGCGCGCAGCCTGCGCACCACCGCCACCACGACGCTCGGCCTGGTGATCAGCGACCTGGTGAACCCGTTCTTCGCCGAGATCGCCCGCGCGGTCGAGGAGGAGGCCCGCGCGCACGGCTACTGCGTGATCGTCGCCAACGCCGACGAGTCCGCCGACCAGCAGGCCACCTACGTCCGCACCCTGCTCGACCGCCGGGTGGACGGCCTGCTGGTGTGCCCGGCGACCGACGACCCGTCGTGGATCGCCGAGGTCGAGGCCGCGGACGTGCCGCTGGTCCTGCTGGACCGCACGGTGGAGGGCGCGGCCTGCCCGGTGGTCCGCGCGGACGGCGCGCAAGCGCTCGCGGACCTCGCCGACGCGCTGCGGGCCGCCGGCCACCGCCGGGTCGGCGTGATCGCCGGCCCCGCCGACACCAGCACCGGCCGGGAGCGGCTGGAGCAGTTCGGCCGCGGCGGGCTGGACCTGGCGGTCGTGCACGGCGACTTCCGCCGGGAGAGCGGGGCCCGTGCCGCCGCCGAGCTGCTCGACCTGCCCGACCGGCCGACCGCCCTGGTCGCGATGGACAACCTGATGGGCCTGGGCGCGCTCGAAGAGCTGCGCCGCCGCGAGCTGAAGGTCCCGGCCGACGTGGGCCTGGCCGTCTACGACGACCAGCCGTGGTTCCCGCTGCTCGACCCGCCGATCACGGTCGTCGCCCAGCCGACCGTGGAGATGGGCCGGGCCGCCGCGCGCAGCCTGCTCGCGCTGATCGCGGGCGAGCAGCCGGCCGACGTCCGGCTCAGCGCGCGCCTGGTGGTGCGCGGCTCCTGCGGGGAGGCGACCGGTGCTGCTTAG
- a CDS encoding DUF2339 domain-containing protein: MTGPDPLLKLAEELGHLGRRLEAVGVELRAVRTPTTTTPPEPAATPVPTPAPAAPAPTAPAPTPVMAAPQWAGATGSGYGQPAYPPPAWPHPMQHPTPQHPAPQQPMPQPLQPPFPQAGPAPWSGVPVAPRPPRTTLFDRLSKPGAGSRLLAWVGGAVTLLGVVMLLVLAVQRGYLGPVPRVVGGALLGAALIGIALRLHRTETARTGAFAVAATGFAVLYLDVVAATSIYDYLPEGAGLAAGLAVAAGGLLLAMRWDSVAFAVGVVGAGAVCAPVLTAGFTPLLVAFLLVLKMAASPVHLKRNWPALAVTAGVPPLVATVLALGRTEDQVVLSVIALAAAVVGVAAAVLTARVRPDDRTALGLAIGSPLPALLTTAVLDRTWAAGLAGVIAALMLALWLFGRKSLPAPFAAGVAGVGVFALFVTTTVALDASPRAAVVLGEALVLAVLATRLQSRGSLLGAALFGGVGLVLTTAHVVPLRLLLVQQAEQIGTGRLLTGLLTSVVLLVLAVVLAWAAARLGVLARHPAPWIGIGLVVLYAAAGVVMCGALSVSQSVTGFLFGHTVVTVSWTVAALVLLVRGIDVRSLRVAGLVLVGAAVAKLLLFDLSALDGIARVLAFIGAGLVLLTAGTRYAKLVATRRISANS; encoded by the coding sequence ATGACCGGACCGGACCCCTTGCTCAAGCTGGCGGAAGAACTCGGCCACCTCGGTCGCCGACTGGAAGCGGTGGGCGTGGAGCTGCGGGCCGTCCGCACCCCGACGACCACCACCCCACCCGAGCCCGCCGCCACCCCGGTCCCGACTCCCGCACCCGCCGCGCCCGCACCCACCGCGCCCGCCCCGACTCCGGTGATGGCCGCGCCACAGTGGGCCGGGGCGACCGGGTCCGGCTACGGGCAGCCCGCGTACCCGCCGCCGGCGTGGCCCCACCCGATGCAGCACCCGACCCCCCAGCACCCCGCCCCCCAGCAGCCGATGCCGCAACCGCTTCAACCGCCGTTCCCGCAGGCCGGGCCGGCGCCGTGGAGCGGTGTGCCGGTGGCCCCGCGCCCGCCGCGCACCACGCTGTTCGACCGGCTGAGCAAGCCCGGCGCGGGCAGCAGGCTGCTGGCCTGGGTCGGTGGCGCGGTCACCCTGCTCGGCGTGGTGATGCTGCTGGTCCTGGCCGTGCAGCGGGGCTACCTGGGCCCGGTGCCGCGCGTGGTCGGCGGCGCGCTGCTCGGCGCGGCGCTGATCGGGATCGCGCTGCGGCTGCACCGCACCGAGACCGCGCGCACCGGCGCGTTCGCCGTCGCCGCCACCGGGTTCGCGGTGCTCTACCTCGACGTCGTCGCCGCCACCTCGATCTACGACTACCTGCCGGAGGGCGCGGGCCTGGCGGCCGGGCTGGCCGTCGCGGCCGGCGGTCTGCTGCTGGCGATGCGTTGGGACTCGGTCGCGTTCGCGGTCGGCGTGGTCGGCGCGGGCGCGGTCTGCGCGCCGGTCCTGACCGCCGGGTTCACCCCGCTGCTGGTGGCGTTCCTGCTGGTGCTGAAGATGGCCGCGAGCCCGGTGCACCTCAAGCGGAACTGGCCGGCGCTCGCCGTCACGGCCGGTGTCCCGCCGCTGGTCGCCACCGTGCTCGCCCTCGGCCGGACCGAGGACCAGGTGGTGCTCTCGGTGATCGCGCTGGCCGCCGCGGTGGTCGGCGTGGCCGCGGCGGTGCTGACCGCCCGGGTCCGCCCCGACGACCGGACTGCCCTGGGCCTGGCGATCGGCTCGCCGCTGCCCGCGCTGCTCACCACCGCCGTGCTGGACCGGACCTGGGCCGCCGGCCTGGCGGGCGTGATCGCCGCGCTGATGCTGGCGCTGTGGCTGTTCGGCCGCAAGTCGCTGCCCGCGCCGTTCGCCGCCGGAGTCGCCGGCGTCGGGGTGTTCGCGCTGTTCGTCACCACGACGGTGGCGCTCGACGCGAGCCCGCGCGCGGCGGTCGTGCTGGGGGAGGCGCTGGTGCTGGCGGTGCTGGCGACCCGGCTGCAATCGCGCGGGTCGCTGCTCGGCGCGGCGCTGTTCGGCGGGGTCGGGCTGGTGCTGACCACCGCGCACGTGGTGCCGCTGCGACTGCTGCTCGTCCAGCAGGCCGAGCAGATCGGCACCGGCCGGCTGCTCACCGGGCTGCTGACCTCGGTCGTGCTGCTGGTGCTGGCGGTCGTCCTGGCCTGGGCGGCGGCCCGGCTCGGGGTGCTCGCGCGGCACCCCGCGCCGTGGATCGGGATCGGGCTGGTCGTGCTGTACGCGGCGGCCGGCGTGGTGATGTGCGGTGCGCTGTCGGTGTCGCAGAGCGTGACCGGATTCCTGTTCGGCCACACGGTCGTCACCGTGTCGTGGACGGTGGCCGCGCTGGTGCTGCTGGTCCGGGGCATCGACGTCCGGTCGCTGCGGGTCGCGGGGCTGGTCCTGGTCGGTGCGGCGGTGGCGAAACTGCTGCTCTTCGACCTGTCCGCACTCGACGGGATCGCCCGGGTGCTGGCCTTCATCGGGGCCGGCCTGGTCCTGCTGACGGCGGGCACCCGTTACGCCAAGCTGGTGGCAACGCGACGAATTTCGGCCAATTCGTAG
- a CDS encoding YncE family protein — translation MAIRRAVLGIAVLVCCTLAFQIPAPTIVTVAGAQVQKAYVIARGGLVQVLDTHTGAVLTHDDTGAWTTGAAVSAEGRRVYVVNGWAGAVTALEPGAGVVDRIDTGVQLAQAVLSPDGERLYVTGSGMVAVLRPEPLGVLAVTRVGRQPQGIAIAPDGEELYVANAQDGTVSVVDTKSASVITTVELGGLPQQVAFAPDGGLVYVSSLHLGDKPGTITAIDARTRKAVWSMPVGQGAGSVAVTPDSRHVYVALDRTVAVLDTATGTTSTLDLAVKGLAIAPGDRRVFLAAGKTTTLLDSADNSVLATFHLSGLNDDGRGVEATAVAFEPPPG, via the coding sequence ATGGCCATCCGACGAGCGGTCCTCGGCATCGCGGTCCTCGTCTGCTGCACGCTCGCCTTCCAGATCCCCGCACCCACCATCGTCACGGTGGCCGGCGCGCAGGTGCAGAAGGCGTACGTGATCGCCCGCGGCGGTCTGGTCCAGGTGCTGGACACCCACACCGGCGCGGTCCTCACGCACGACGACACGGGCGCGTGGACGACGGGCGCGGCCGTGTCGGCGGAAGGCCGCCGGGTCTACGTGGTCAACGGCTGGGCCGGCGCCGTCACGGCCCTCGAACCCGGTGCGGGCGTGGTGGACCGCATCGACACGGGTGTCCAGCTGGCGCAGGCGGTGCTGAGCCCGGACGGGGAACGCCTGTACGTCACCGGGAGCGGGATGGTCGCCGTGCTCCGGCCGGAGCCGCTGGGGGTGCTGGCGGTGACGCGGGTGGGCCGGCAGCCGCAGGGCATCGCGATCGCGCCGGACGGCGAGGAGCTGTACGTGGCCAACGCGCAGGACGGCACGGTCAGCGTCGTGGACACCAAGTCCGCCTCGGTGATCACCACCGTCGAGCTGGGCGGCCTGCCGCAGCAGGTCGCCTTCGCGCCGGACGGCGGCCTGGTCTACGTCAGCTCGCTGCACCTGGGCGACAAGCCCGGCACGATCACCGCGATCGACGCCAGGACGCGCAAGGCGGTGTGGTCCATGCCGGTGGGGCAGGGCGCGGGCAGCGTCGCGGTGACCCCGGACAGCCGGCACGTCTACGTGGCGCTGGACCGGACCGTGGCGGTGCTCGACACCGCCACCGGGACCACGTCCACGTTGGACCTCGCCGTGAAGGGCCTGGCCATCGCCCCCGGCGACCGCCGGGTCTTCCTGGCCGCGGGCAAGACCACGACCCTGTTGGACAGCGCGGACAACTCGGTGCTGGCGACCTTCCACCTCAGCGGCCTCAACGACGACGGCCGCGGCGTCGAAGCCACGGCCGTCGCGTTCGAACCCCCGCCGGGCTAG
- a CDS encoding MMPL family transporter gives MFANWGSLAYRRRWVVLIATVVLAVAGGVWGLGVFDKLSQGGYDAPSSESARANQVAQDAFGRQGGDVVVVYDTVDPAQLGRISEHLSGLPQDAVLQVQPPLPSAEAGKSLVAITLRGSDSNTHVKQYEQIADRLAVDGVTQQVGGLVPTQKAINDMSASDMAKAEAVSLPIVLILLVIIFGGLVAASLPVAVGGLSIMGSLGVLHAVSLGTEVNSFAVNVASLLGLGMAIDYGLFMVGRFREELAAGRSTEDAVKRTVLSAGRTVAFSATLLVIALSGLLLFPHGFLKSLSYGGMSAVAIAALVSLTLLPALLGILGHRVDKLSVPWRRDKVPSEQGWRKLAGRVMKRPVLFALPIVGVLVALGAPFLGVQFGEVSEKVLPEGNAARVAAETVNRDFAGLASGGMKVVLTGDPAQADVQAFIAEVGDVPGVGEVRIGAEPNNGVWLLNAGLEHDQLSDESKQALKDVRALAPPGSGEVLVGGSTAMVSDSLDAIKDKLPWMVLLLVGATFVLMFLAFGSVLLPIKAVVVSALSLSATFGVLVWVFQDGHGASLLGVTPAPLESGIVVLMAAMVFGLSTDYEVFLLSRMVEARGRGASTEEAVTAGLAKTGRVITAAALLLIVVTGAFAFSQITMMRFVGVGMILALALDATVVRMLLVPAVLKLLGDAAWWAPGPLRRIQERLAIHEDAPPVEEERVPARV, from the coding sequence GTGTTCGCGAACTGGGGATCGCTGGCGTACCGCCGCCGCTGGGTGGTGCTGATCGCGACGGTGGTGCTGGCGGTGGCCGGCGGCGTGTGGGGGCTCGGCGTCTTCGACAAGCTCAGCCAGGGCGGCTACGACGCCCCGTCGAGCGAGTCCGCGCGCGCCAACCAGGTGGCCCAGGACGCGTTCGGCCGGCAGGGCGGCGACGTGGTCGTGGTCTACGACACGGTCGACCCGGCCCAGCTCGGCCGGATCTCCGAACACCTGTCCGGGCTGCCGCAGGACGCCGTGCTCCAGGTGCAGCCGCCGCTGCCCTCCGCCGAGGCCGGCAAGTCGCTGGTTGCGATCACGTTGCGCGGCAGCGACTCCAACACGCACGTCAAGCAGTACGAGCAGATCGCCGACCGGCTGGCGGTCGACGGGGTGACCCAGCAGGTCGGTGGGCTGGTGCCGACCCAGAAGGCGATCAACGACATGTCGGCGTCGGACATGGCCAAGGCGGAGGCCGTGTCGCTGCCGATCGTGCTGATCCTGCTGGTGATCATCTTCGGCGGCCTGGTCGCCGCGTCGCTGCCGGTCGCCGTCGGCGGCCTGTCCATCATGGGCTCGCTCGGCGTGCTGCACGCGGTGTCGCTGGGCACGGAGGTGAACTCGTTCGCCGTCAACGTCGCCAGCCTGCTCGGCCTGGGCATGGCGATCGACTACGGGTTGTTCATGGTCGGCCGGTTCCGGGAGGAACTGGCCGCCGGGCGCAGCACCGAGGACGCCGTCAAGCGGACCGTGCTGTCGGCCGGCCGCACGGTCGCCTTCTCGGCCACCCTGCTGGTGATCGCGCTGTCCGGGCTGCTGCTGTTCCCGCACGGGTTCCTCAAGTCGCTCAGCTACGGCGGCATGTCCGCGGTCGCGATCGCCGCGCTGGTGTCGCTGACCCTGCTGCCCGCGCTGCTGGGCATCCTCGGCCACCGGGTCGACAAGCTGTCCGTGCCGTGGCGGCGCGACAAGGTGCCCTCGGAGCAGGGCTGGCGCAAGCTCGCCGGCCGGGTGATGAAGCGGCCCGTGCTGTTCGCGCTGCCGATCGTCGGCGTGCTGGTGGCGCTCGGCGCGCCGTTCCTGGGCGTGCAGTTCGGCGAGGTCAGCGAGAAGGTGCTGCCCGAGGGCAACGCCGCGCGGGTCGCCGCCGAGACGGTGAACCGGGACTTCGCCGGGCTCGCGTCCGGCGGGATGAAGGTCGTGCTCACCGGCGACCCGGCGCAGGCCGACGTGCAGGCGTTCATCGCCGAGGTCGGGGACGTGCCCGGCGTCGGCGAGGTCCGGATCGGGGCCGAGCCGAACAACGGGGTGTGGCTGCTCAACGCCGGGCTGGAGCACGACCAGCTCTCCGACGAGTCCAAGCAGGCGCTCAAGGACGTCCGCGCGCTCGCCCCGCCCGGCTCCGGCGAGGTGCTCGTCGGCGGCAGCACGGCGATGGTGTCCGACAGCCTGGACGCCATCAAGGACAAGCTGCCGTGGATGGTGCTGCTGCTGGTCGGCGCGACGTTCGTGCTGATGTTCCTGGCGTTCGGCTCGGTCCTGCTGCCGATCAAGGCGGTCGTGGTGTCGGCGCTGTCGCTCTCGGCCACCTTCGGCGTGCTGGTCTGGGTGTTCCAGGACGGCCACGGGGCGTCGCTGCTCGGCGTCACGCCCGCGCCGCTGGAATCCGGGATCGTGGTGCTGATGGCCGCCATGGTGTTCGGCCTGTCCACCGACTACGAGGTGTTCCTGCTGTCCCGCATGGTCGAGGCGCGCGGTCGCGGCGCGTCCACCGAGGAGGCGGTGACGGCGGGCCTGGCCAAGACCGGGCGGGTGATCACCGCCGCCGCGCTGCTGCTGATCGTGGTGACCGGGGCGTTCGCGTTCTCCCAGATCACGATGATGCGGTTCGTCGGCGTCGGGATGATCCTGGCCCTGGCGCTGGACGCCACGGTGGTCCGGATGCTGCTCGTGCCGGCCGTGCTCAAGCTGCTCGGCGACGCCGCGTGGTGGGCTCCCGGGCCGTTGCGCCGGATCCAGGAGCGGCTCGCGATCCACGAGGACGCGCCGCCGGTCGAGGAGGAGCGGGTGCCCGCCCGGGTCTAG
- a CDS encoding TetR/AcrR family transcriptional regulator has protein sequence MTEATRRERLRAETERDIRRQARALLVAHGRDAVTLRAIARELGITAPALYRYYDSREDLLHHLADDICTDLALELNTGLARIPEDDVTAQVYAVCRGFRRWALAHPQEFALVFASTETTLGACGPDERRQVGDQFGRVFLEVAGRLIASHSAHHDQGGDVPESLHADLTVFQQVLIDTVGARGVPADTDLLPLSAVYHITQSWVRLYGHVALEVFGRFPFAVANPEPMFDSMLAQILGEMGFTDA, from the coding sequence ATGACCGAGGCCACCCGCCGAGAGCGCCTCCGGGCCGAGACGGAGCGTGACATCCGCCGCCAGGCGCGTGCCCTGCTCGTGGCACACGGCCGGGACGCCGTCACCCTGCGCGCGATCGCCCGCGAGCTGGGCATCACCGCCCCCGCGCTCTACCGGTACTACGACTCGCGCGAGGACCTGCTGCACCACCTGGCCGACGACATCTGCACCGACCTCGCCCTGGAGCTCAACACCGGCCTCGCCCGGATCCCCGAGGACGACGTGACCGCGCAGGTCTACGCGGTGTGCCGGGGCTTCCGCCGCTGGGCGCTCGCGCACCCGCAGGAGTTCGCGCTGGTGTTCGCCTCCACCGAGACCACGCTCGGCGCGTGCGGCCCGGACGAGCGCCGCCAGGTCGGCGACCAGTTCGGCCGGGTCTTCCTGGAGGTGGCCGGGCGGCTGATCGCGAGCCACTCCGCGCACCACGACCAGGGCGGCGACGTGCCCGAGTCACTGCACGCCGACCTCACGGTGTTCCAGCAGGTCCTGATCGACACCGTCGGCGCGCGCGGCGTGCCGGCCGACACCGACCTGCTGCCGTTGAGCGCGGTCTACCACATCACCCAGTCCTGGGTCCGGCTCTACGGGCACGTCGCGCTGGAGGTGTTCGGCCGCTTCCCGTTCGCGGTGGCCAACCCGGAGCCGATGTTCGACTCGATGCTCGCCCAGATCCTCGGCGAGATGGGCTTCACCGACGCGTAA
- a CDS encoding helix-turn-helix domain-containing protein: MALTTTPTVLRRYIAFELRRLRESVVLAGGTVGLSQADAAKRLDNSKARIAHFESGRNLPKLTDVEILLPFYGAADLVEGFKELIVQARTTTPVFEPDESMTLPPGFDLYLGLEQGASRILTYDAMASIGLLQCESYAEALLRGHDTTLSDDELRRRLDLRIRRQDVLDRAESPLELVAVVDEAVLRRQIGGPLVLGRQLDHLLTAAQRPNVSIRVLPYTAGVHPALHGPFTIMEFPIARDPGVVYVEDRIGGRYRDNVEDIDEYAAVAGRLLELALPEPDSASMIGSIREELKR, encoded by the coding sequence ATGGCGTTAACGACCACGCCCACCGTGCTGCGCCGCTACATCGCGTTCGAGCTGCGGCGTCTGCGCGAGTCCGTCGTCCTGGCCGGCGGGACCGTCGGCCTGAGCCAGGCCGACGCCGCGAAGCGGCTGGACAACTCCAAGGCGCGCATCGCCCACTTCGAGTCCGGCCGCAACCTACCGAAGCTCACCGACGTCGAGATCCTGCTGCCGTTCTACGGTGCCGCCGACCTGGTCGAGGGCTTCAAGGAACTGATCGTCCAGGCCAGGACGACAACCCCGGTGTTCGAGCCCGACGAGTCGATGACGCTGCCGCCCGGCTTCGACCTCTACCTCGGTCTGGAGCAGGGTGCGAGCCGCATCCTGACCTACGACGCCATGGCCTCGATCGGCCTGTTGCAGTGCGAGTCCTACGCCGAGGCGTTGCTCCGGGGCCACGACACGACGCTCTCCGACGACGAGCTCCGCCGGCGGCTCGACCTGCGGATACGACGACAGGACGTCCTCGACCGCGCGGAATCCCCGCTGGAGCTGGTCGCGGTGGTGGACGAAGCCGTTCTCCGCCGGCAGATCGGCGGCCCGCTGGTGCTCGGCCGCCAACTGGATCACCTGCTCACCGCAGCGCAACGGCCCAACGTCTCGATCAGAGTGCTGCCCTACACCGCAGGCGTGCACCCGGCGCTGCACGGACCGTTCACCATCATGGAGTTCCCCATCGCCCGCGATCCCGGAGTCGTCTACGTGGAGGACCGGATCGGCGGCCGGTACCGCGATAATGTCGAGGACATAGACGAGTACGCCGCCGTGGCGGGGCGGCTGCTGGAGTTGGCGCTCCCCGAACCGGACTCGGCGTCGATGATCGGCAGCATCCGCGAGGAGTTGAAGAGATGA
- a CDS encoding DUF397 domain-containing protein, with amino-acid sequence MTTTWSWRKSTRSATNGQCVEIGTRADETTVGVRDSKLGDASAILLFPARAFAAFTGTHQHKSDNRG; translated from the coding sequence ATGACCACCACGTGGTCCTGGCGCAAGTCGACTCGATCAGCCACCAACGGTCAGTGCGTCGAGATCGGCACCCGTGCCGACGAGACGACCGTAGGCGTACGCGACAGCAAGCTCGGCGACGCGAGCGCCATCCTGCTATTCCCGGCACGCGCGTTCGCCGCGTTCACCGGAACCCACCAGCACAAGTCCGACAACCGAGGCTGA
- the leuS gene encoding leucine--tRNA ligase — translation MSTDASETPAFRYTAELAGGIERRWQREWEERGTFHAPNPVGPLRGEVPADKLFVQDMFPYPSGAGLHVGHPLGFIGTDVFARYHRMTGRNVLHTMGFDAFGLPAEQYAVQTGQHPRATTEANIQTYLRQIRRVGLGHDERRRISTIDPGYYKWTQWIFLQIFNSWFDDEAKKARPIAELEARFADGTRPTPDGRPWAELTGAQREQVLGGYRLAYLSEAPVNWCPGLGTVLANEEVTADGRSERGNFPVFRRSLRQWMMRITAYSDRLIDDLDRLDWPEKVKSMQRNWIGRSHGARVRFAVGGHDIEVFTTRPDTLFGATYVVLAPEHPLVDEIAAADRVGAIAEYRRAVARKSDLDRQENKEKTGVFTGAHAVNPVTGAEIPVYVADYVLMGYGTGAIMAVPGQDQRDWDFATAFDLPIIRTVRPPDGFEGEAYTGTGPAVNSGFLDGLDVAEAKKTIIAWLEEHDRGEGTVQFKLRDWLFSRQRYWGEPFPIVYDEAGTPIAVPESMLPIELPDVDDYSPRTFEPDDANSEPSPPLSRAGEWVEVELDLGDGPKKYRRETNTMPNWAGSCWYQLRYVDPTETERFVNAENERYWLGPRAEHGANDPGGVDLYIGGVEHAVLHLLYSRFWQKVLFDLGHVSGDEPYRRLFNQGYIEAYAYRDERGTPVPAEQVEERDGKYFFEGAEVKREYGKMGKSLKNVVTPDDMCDRYGVDTFRLYEMSMGPMDVSRPWATKDVVGAQRFLQRLWRNLVDEETGALRVTDEEPAEDALRLLHKTIAGVHDDYANLRYNTAGAKLIELNNFVTKHFPGGAPRALAEPMVLLLAPLCPHVAEELWAKLGHAESLAHGPFPRAEEKFLVEDTVEYPIQVNGKVKARVVVAASASPDEVKAAALGDPKVAELLTGEPRKVIVVPGRLVNVVL, via the coding sequence ATGAGCACCGACGCGTCCGAGACGCCCGCCTTCCGCTACACCGCCGAGCTGGCCGGCGGCATCGAGCGGCGGTGGCAGCGGGAGTGGGAGGAGCGCGGGACGTTCCACGCGCCCAACCCGGTCGGGCCGCTGCGGGGCGAGGTGCCGGCCGACAAGCTGTTCGTGCAGGACATGTTCCCGTACCCGTCGGGCGCGGGCCTGCACGTCGGGCACCCGCTGGGCTTCATCGGCACCGACGTGTTCGCCCGGTACCACCGGATGACCGGCCGCAACGTGCTGCACACCATGGGCTTCGACGCGTTCGGCCTGCCCGCCGAGCAGTACGCCGTGCAGACCGGGCAGCACCCGCGCGCCACCACCGAGGCCAACATCCAGACCTACCTGCGGCAGATCCGCCGGGTCGGCCTGGGCCACGACGAGCGCCGCCGGATCTCCACGATCGACCCGGGCTACTACAAGTGGACCCAGTGGATCTTCCTGCAGATCTTCAACTCCTGGTTCGACGACGAGGCGAAGAAGGCCCGCCCGATCGCCGAGCTGGAGGCGCGGTTCGCCGACGGCACGCGCCCCACGCCGGACGGCCGGCCGTGGGCCGAGCTGACCGGCGCGCAGCGGGAGCAGGTGCTGGGCGGCTACCGGCTGGCCTACCTGTCCGAGGCCCCGGTGAACTGGTGCCCCGGGCTGGGCACCGTGCTGGCCAACGAGGAGGTCACCGCCGACGGCCGCAGCGAGCGCGGCAACTTCCCGGTGTTCCGGCGGTCGCTGCGGCAGTGGATGATGCGGATCACCGCCTACTCCGACCGGCTGATCGACGACCTGGACCGGCTGGACTGGCCGGAGAAGGTCAAGTCCATGCAGCGCAACTGGATCGGCCGCTCGCACGGCGCGCGGGTGCGGTTCGCGGTGGGCGGGCACGACATCGAGGTGTTCACCACCCGCCCGGACACGCTGTTCGGCGCGACCTACGTGGTGCTGGCCCCGGAACACCCGCTGGTGGACGAGATCGCCGCCGCCGACCGGGTGGGCGCGATCGCCGAGTACCGCCGCGCGGTGGCCCGCAAGTCGGACCTGGACCGGCAGGAGAACAAGGAGAAGACCGGCGTCTTCACCGGCGCGCACGCGGTGAACCCGGTGACCGGCGCGGAGATCCCGGTCTACGTCGCCGACTACGTGCTGATGGGCTACGGCACCGGCGCGATCATGGCGGTGCCCGGCCAGGACCAGCGCGACTGGGACTTCGCCACGGCGTTCGACCTGCCGATCATCCGGACCGTGCGGCCGCCCGACGGGTTCGAGGGCGAGGCGTACACCGGTACCGGACCGGCGGTGAACAGCGGGTTCCTGGACGGGCTGGACGTCGCCGAGGCCAAGAAGACGATCATCGCCTGGCTGGAGGAGCACGACCGGGGCGAGGGCACCGTGCAGTTCAAGCTGCGCGACTGGCTGTTCTCCCGGCAGCGGTACTGGGGCGAGCCGTTCCCGATCGTCTACGACGAGGCCGGCACGCCGATCGCGGTGCCCGAGTCGATGCTGCCGATCGAGCTGCCCGACGTGGACGACTACTCGCCGCGGACCTTCGAGCCGGACGACGCGAACTCCGAGCCGTCGCCGCCGCTGTCCCGTGCGGGCGAGTGGGTCGAGGTCGAGCTGGACCTGGGCGACGGGCCGAAGAAGTACCGCCGGGAGACCAACACCATGCCCAACTGGGCGGGGTCGTGCTGGTACCAGCTGCGGTACGTCGACCCGACGGAGACCGAGCGGTTCGTCAACGCCGAGAACGAGCGCTACTGGCTGGGGCCCCGGGCCGAGCACGGCGCGAACGACCCGGGCGGCGTCGACCTGTACATCGGCGGCGTCGAGCACGCGGTGCTGCACCTGCTGTACTCCCGGTTCTGGCAGAAGGTGCTGTTCGACCTGGGCCACGTGTCCGGTGACGAGCCGTACCGGCGGCTGTTCAACCAGGGCTACATCGAGGCGTACGCCTACCGCGACGAGCGCGGCACGCCGGTGCCGGCCGAGCAGGTCGAGGAGCGCGACGGCAAGTACTTCTTCGAGGGCGCCGAGGTCAAGCGCGAGTACGGCAAGATGGGCAAGAGCCTGAAGAACGTCGTGACGCCGGACGACATGTGCGACCGGTACGGCGTGGACACGTTCCGGCTCTACGAGATGTCGATGGGGCCGATGGACGTCTCCCGCCCGTGGGCGACCAAGGACGTCGTGGGCGCGCAGCGGTTCCTGCAACGCCTGTGGCGCAACCTGGTTGACGAGGAGACCGGCGCGCTGCGGGTCACCGACGAGGAGCCGGCCGAGGACGCGCTGCGGCTGCTGCACAAGACGATCGCGGGCGTGCACGACGACTACGCGAACCTGCGCTACAACACGGCGGGCGCGAAGCTGATCGAGCTGAACAACTTCGTCACCAAGCACTTCCCGGGCGGCGCGCCGAGGGCGTTGGCCGAGCCGATGGTGCTGCTGCTGGCCCCGCTGTGCCCGCACGTGGCCGAGGAGCTGTGGGCGAAGCTGGGGCACGCGGAGTCGTTGGCGCACGGGCCGTTCCCGCGCGCCGAGGAGAAGTTCCTGGTCGAGGACACCGTGGAGTACCCGATCCAGGTCAACGGCAAGGTCAAGGCCCGCGTGGTGGTGGCCGCGTCGGCGTCGCCGGACGAGGTCAAGGCGGCGGCGCTGGGCGACCCGAAGGTGGCCGAGCTGCTGACCGGTGAGCCGCGCAAGGTGATCGTGGTGCCGGGCCGGCTGGTGAACGTGGTGCTGTGA